One genomic region from Neoarius graeffei isolate fNeoGra1 chromosome 4, fNeoGra1.pri, whole genome shotgun sequence encodes:
- the gpr61l gene encoding probable G-protein coupled receptor, whose amino-acid sequence MEKAGPGFLTNHTTSNDTANQWRPTKPTPPSMEEVIHSESQIKHLVGLFGMVTLNLAALLGNTGVILAIARAPHTKKYAFVCHLCAVDLLSAILLMPLGIVSSSPFFSTVTFTVLECQVYIFLNVFLVCASILTVTAISVERYYYIVHPMRYEVKMTIHLAVGVMVFIWVKSLLLSLVTLLGWPAYGNQSSIAATHCSLHWSHSRLRKVFAVLFSVVCFLVPALVIFAVYCNVYKVARSAARQHVPMPPWPPNPAKCRSDSINSQTTIITTTRSLPQRLSPERVFGGRKAAFTLVVIVGQFLLCWLPYFGFHLHMSITAPLQSPGDIEEIVTWLAYSSFAVNPFFYGLLNRQIREELIKLRKCCASNRPVEFGGSSHEGSIQENFLQFLQRTSSKTETNRSSCANSSPRNTLDHGVRIPGQIPEE is encoded by the coding sequence ATGGAGAAAGCTGGGCCAGGTTTCCTGACCAATCACACCACTTCAAATGATACAGCTAACCAATGGAGACCCACAAAGCCTACTCCACCAAGCATGGAGGAAGTCATCCACTCCGAGTCCCAAATTAAACATCTAGTGGGGTTGTTTGGCATGGTGACCCTTAACCTTGCAGCCCTGCTTGGCAACACTGGAGTTATTTTAGCCATTGCCCGAGCTCCACACACAAAGAAATATGCATTTGTGTGCCATCTTTGTGCAGTGGATTTGCTTTCTGCCATATTACTGATGCCTCTTGGAATAGTATCGAGTTCTCCATTCTTCAGTACTGTGACATTTACAGTTCTGGAGTGCCAGGTCTACATCTTTCTCAACGTGTTTCTGGTCTGTGCGTCTATTCTTACTGTAACCGCCATTAGTGTGGAACGCTACTATTACATTGTTCATCCCATGCGCTATGAGGTAAAGATGACCATACACCTCGCTGTTGGAGTAATGGTATTCATTTGGGTGAAATCTTTGCTTTTATCACTTGTTACCTTACTTGGTTGGCCAGCATATGGGAATCAAAGCTCCATTGCCGCTACTCATTGCTCTTTGCACTGGAGTCATAGTCGTCTCAGAAAAGTGTTTGCCGTTCTTTTCAGTGTGGTGTGCTTCCTTGTTCCGGCACTCGTGATTTTCGCTGTGTACTGTAATGTCTACAAGGTAGCACGGTCAGCTGCAAGACAACACGTTCCCATGCCCCCCTGGCCCCCTAATCCAGCTAAGTGTCGTTCGGATTCTATTAACAGTCAGACTACCATCATCACTACTACACGGAGTCTGCCTCAGAGACTGTCCCCTGAGAGGGTATTTGGAGGAAGGAAGGCTGCCTTCACACTCGTGGTCATTGTCGGGCAGTTCCTGTTGTGCTGGCTTCCATACTTCGGCTTCCACCTTCACATGTCCATCACAGCACCACTCCAGAGTCCAGGAGACATCGAGGAGATTGTGACCTGGTTGGCATACTCCTCTTTTGCAGTGAACCCATTTTTCTATGGACTGCTCAATAGGCAGATTCGTGAGGAACTCATAAAGCTGAGGAAGTGCTGCGCTTCTAACAGGCCTGTGGAATTTGGAGGCTCTAGTCATGAAGGGTCCATCCAGGAGAACTTCCTGCAGTTCCTACAGAGGACCAGCAGCAAGACTGAGACCAACAGGTCCAGCTGTGCTAACTCCAGCCCCAGAAACACCCTGGACCATGGTGTCAGGATACCCGGACAGATCCCTGAGGAGTGA